The Urbifossiella limnaea nucleotide sequence TGTTCCCCGGCAGCCCGGTCGCCAGCGCCGCGCCGAGGGTGCCGTCGCCGGCGCCGACGTACACGGCGGCGCCGTTGGTGCTCACCACGCCCACGTCGAGGTTGCCGTCGTTGGTGAAGTCGGCGACCTTCACCGAGTGCGGGCCGGCCGCGGGGTAGCTCACGGGCGCGGCGAAGGTGCCGTCCCCGTTCCCGAGCAGCACGTCCACCGCGGAGCCGACCACCACGAGGTCGCGGACCCCGTCGCCGTTCAGGTCGCCGGCGGCGGCGTCGAACGGGGACGCGCTGGTGGCGTAATCGACCCGCGGGGCGAAGCTGCCGTCGGCGTTGCTGAGCATCACGCCGACGGAGCCGGCGAGGGTGTTGCTGACGACCGCCATGTCGTCGCGGCCGTCGCCGTTGAAGTCGCCGACGGCGATGCCGGCGGGGTTGGCGCCGGCGGCGTAGCTGGTGGGGGTGAGGAACGCGGGCACCTCGCGGCTCTCGAGCCCTTCGAGGCCCAGGCGCGGGCGGCGCGAAGCGTTGCGGATCGGGCGGCGCGGGGCGGTGCCGAAGAGCTGCCGGAGCCAGTGATGAAACATGATGAACCCTGATCGGAACGGATGACGTGAGTGGGACGCGGGCACGGCGCCGGCGGCCGTCGGGGCGACGCCGGAGGAAGTCGGTCGCGACCGCGCCGTCCGCCAAGAATCGCACCGATTCCACTCATCGGCCGGAAAGAGCGTCGCAACTCCTTGCGAGACTGCGACTTCCGGCGCGCCGATTATTCGGGCGGGTTTCTGGCGGACCGAACCGCCCGATCCGACTCTCTACCGGTGAAGGGGTTCCGGCCGGCTCGGCCGCCCGGCCCCGGTCGCCCGGACTGCGTTGAGGACTGAGTGATGCGCGCGGCTTTCCGCCCGACGTTGGAACGGTTCGAGGAGCGTGCGGTTCCCGCCGCCGGCTGGCGCCCCATCCCGGACGACTCCGTGACCACCGGCCCGGACGACGGCGGCGTGCCGCGGGTCAAGATCATCGACCCGGTGACGGGCGAGGACGTGGGCGAGATCGAGGCCTACGAGCTCGGCTTCCGCGGCGGCGTCCGCACCGCCCTCGGCGACGTGACCGGCGACGGCGTGGACGACCTGATCATCGCCCCCGGCGTCGGCGGCGGGCCGCGGGTGAAGATCGTCAACGGCGCCACCGGCGACCAACTCGCCGACTTCTTCGTGTACGAGCCGTCGTTCACCGGCGGGCTGTACGTCGCCGCCGGCGACGTGAACGGCGACGGCCGCGCCGACATCATCACCGGCACCGGCAACGGCGGCGGCCCGCGCGTCCGGGTGCTCGACGGCGCCACCCTGGGGCAGACCGTGCTCCGCGACTTCCTCGCCTACGAGGGGTCGTTCCGCGGCGGCGTCCTGGTCGCGTCCGGCGACATCGACGGCGACGGCCGCGACGACGTGGTCACCGGCACCGGCGTCGGCGGCGGGCCGCGCGTCGTCACCTTCTCCGGCCTCACCGGCGCCCAGCTCGGCAGCTTCTTCGCCGCCGAGGACTCGTTCCGCGGGGGCGTACTGGTCGCCGCCGGCGACGTGAACGGCGACGGCCGCGACGACGTGATCGCCGGCGCGGGGGTCGGCGGCGGGCCGGTCGTGCGCGTGTTCGACGCCCTCTCCCGCGACCAGCTCGAATCGTTCCTGGCTGACGACATCTCGTTCCGCGGCGGCGTGCGGGTCGGCTCGGCCGACGTGAACGGCGACGGCCGCGACGACGTGGTGGCGCACACCCGCCACGGCAACGACGACGTGCTCTCCGTGTTCGACCCGGCCTCGGACGGGCCGATCCGCCGGCTGACGCGGGCGGTGGACGACAACCCCTCGCCGAGCGACATCGCGGAGGGCGGCTCCGGCGGCGGCACGTCGGGCGGGTCTACGACCGTGGCGAGCCATGAGGAGGGCACGGTGATCGCGGTGAACGCGGGGGCCGGCACGGTCACGCTGCGGCGGTCGAACGGGACGACGGTGGTGGTCCGCACTGGCCCCGGGACGAAGGTGGAGCGGAACGACGCCGACGCCACGCTCGCCGCGTTCCGGGTGAACGACTTCGGGCAGGCGAAGCTCGGCGCCGATGGGGTGGCGCTGAAGGTGGAGGCGGTCGGCCCGTGACCGGGTGGACCGGCGGGCGGGAGCGTGCCACAATACCGGTGCCCGCCACGTCCCAACAGGTAGCGCGATGGCCGACCCGACCGGCCCCGACCCCGCACCCACCGACGCCTCGCTCCTCGGCCGCTTCCGCCGCGGCGAGGGCGACGCGGCGACCGAACTGTACCTCCGCTACGCCCGCCGGCTCCGCGCCGTCGCCGAGGCCCAGACGGCGCCGGACCTGCGCCGCCGGCTCGACCCGGACGACATCGTCCAGTCGGTGTTCCGCACGTTCTTCCGCCGCGCCGCCGCCGGGCAGTACGACGTGCCGGCCGGCGAGGAGCTGTGGAAGCTGTTCCTGGTCATCGGCCTGAACAAGGTGCGGGCGGTCGCCGCCCACCACCGGGCCGCGAAGCGCGACGTGGCCGCCACCGGCGGCGACATTACCTCCGCGGCCGCCCCCGAGTCCGACGACGAGTCGCTGACGGCCCTGCGGCTGACGATCGACGAGATCCTGGCGCGCCTGCCGCCGGCGTACCGGGAGGTGGTCGAGCTGCGGGTGGCGGGGCACGAGGTGGCCGAGATCGCGGCCCAGACGGGCCGGGCCAAGCGGTCGGTCGAGCGGATCCTGCAAGAGTTCCGGGAGAGCCTCCGCGGGCAGGTGAATGAACCGGACTGACACCCCGCCGGCCCCCGCCCCGCCCGCGTTCGACGCGGAGCTCGACGGGTTCGTCGCGGCCTTCGAGCGTGCCGCCGCCCGCGACCCGGCCGCCGCCCCCGCCGCCTTTCTTCCCCCGGCCGATCACCCGAAGTACCGGGCGGTGTTGCGCGAGCTGGCACGGATCGATTTGGAGTTCGCCTGGGACCGCGGCGCGCCCCGTCGGGTGGAGGCGTACCGCGACCGCCTCCCCGAGCTGTTCGCCGACGCGGACGGGCTGCGGGCCGTGGCGTGGGAGGAGTACCGCCTCCGCCAGGCCGCGGGCGAGTGCCCCACGCCCGCCGACTACCACCGCCGCTTCGGGATCGACCTGGGCGGCGCCACCGGCCCCGCCCACCTGCCGCGGACGAGCGTGCTGGGCTCCGAGGCCGGCGACGAGCCGTCGACGATGCCGGCCCCCGGCGACCGGGTGGGCGAGTTCGAGCTGGTGCGCGAGCTCGGCCGCGGGGCGTTCGGGCGCGTGTTCCTGGCGCACGAGCCCGGCCTCGCCGGGCGGCCGGTCGTGCTCAAGGTGTCGTCGCGCCTCGTCGGCGAGGCGCAGACCCTCGCCCGGCTTCAGCACACGAACATCGTCCCGGTCTACTCGATCCGCCGGCACGGGCCGTACCACGTCCTCGTCATGCCGTTCCTCGGGGCGACGACGCTGGCCGACCTGCTCGCGTCGTTCCGCGGGCCGGGCGGGCTGCCGGGGTCGGGGAAGGGGCTCGTCAGCACACTCGCCGGCCACGCCCACCGCACCACCGGCGGCGCGTCCGACGCCACGCCCGCGCCGCCGGCCGGCGACGCCCCCGGCCTGTCGCGGGCGGCGCTGGCGCGGCTCGAGGCGCTGAGCTACCCCGACACCGTACTGTGGCTCGGGGCGCAGCTGGCCGACGGGCTGGCGCACGCCCACGACCGCGGCGTGCTCCACCGCGACCTGAAGCCGGCGAACGTGCTCGTCACCGACGACGGCCGGCCGATGCTGCTTGACTTCAACCTCGCGGCCGACGCCGCCGACCCGGCCGTGGGCGACCTGCCGGCAGGCGGCACGCTCCACTACATGGCCCCGGAAGTGCTCGCCGCGCTCGCCGACCACCGCGGCCACGCCGACCCGCGGGCCGACGTGTACGCCCTCGGGCTCGTGCTGTACGAGCTCCTCACCGGCACGTTCCCGTACCCCGACCCGCCGCCCGGCCCGCCCGCCGCGACCGTTCAGGCGATGCGCGCCGCCCGCGCCGAACCCGCCCCGAGCGCCCGCCGCTTCCACCCCGACCTGGCGCCGGCGGTGGCGTCGATCCTGGCGACATGCCTCGATTCGGACTTCACCCGCCGCTACCCGACGGCCGCGGCGCTGCGCGACGACTTGCAGCGGCAGCTCGACGCCCGGCCGCTGGCGTTCGCGGCGAACCCGTCGCCGCGGGAGCGGTTCGCCAAGTGGCGGCGGCGGCACCCGCGGGCGGCGTCCGGGGCGAGCGTCGCGGCGGCGGCGGCGGTCGTGCTGGCGCTGACGGCGGGCGGCTTCCTGGTCCGCCAGCAACACCTCGGCCGGCTCGAAGCTGCGGACGCGCGGCACGGGCTCGCTGCCGAGCGCGACGCCGTCGAGGCGCTGCTGATCGACCACGACGCGCCCGGCGCGTTCGCCGCCGACGCCGCCCGCCGCGCGGAAGCCGTGCTCGCCCCGTACCACACCGACGCCGCCGACTGGCCCGCCGGCCCGCTCCTGGCGCGGCTGCCGAGCGAGGAGGCGCACGCGGCGCGGGCGGACGCCGGCCGGCTCCTCATGGCGCTGGCCGAGGCACGGGCCGCGCTCGCCGCGCGCGAACCCGACCCGGCCGCGCGCGCCGACCGCTTCGCGGCCGCACTCCGCGCCAACGAGCAGGCTGCGGCCGTGACCGACGCCGCCCGGCCGCAGCGGGCCGCGCTCCGCCGCGCCGCCGGGCTGCCGCCCGAGCCGGACGCGCCCGCCGTCACCCCGGCCGAGGGCGTCGCCGAGTCGATCCGCGCCGGCCGCTACCGCGAGGTGATCGAGCGGGCGCGGCCGCAGGGCCGCGAGGCGCACTACCCGGCGTGGGTCGTGCTCGGGTACTGCCACCTGCGGCTCGCGGAGAACGCCGACGCGGTGCGCTGCCTCGACGTGGCCGCCGCCCTCGCCCCGGACGCCGCGGCCGTGCGCTTCCACCGCGGCATCGCCCTCCACCAGCTCGGCCGCCACGCCGCCGCCCGCGCCGAGTTCGACGCCGTCCTCGCCGCGCTCCCCGACCACCCGGAGTCGCTGCTGAACCGGGCGCTGGCGCGGCTCGGCGAGAAGGACCACGCCGGGGCCGTCGCCGACCTCGACCGGCTGGAGCGGACCGGCGCCCGGCTGCCGCGGCTGTATTTCGTCCGCGAGCACGCCCGGCGGCTGGCCGGCGACGCAGCCGGGGCCGCCGCCGACCTGCGGGCCGGGCTGGCGGCCGAGCCGAACGACCCCGCCGCGTGGGTGGCCCGCGGCCGCGCCCGCCTCCGCGCCCGCCCCGCCGACCCGGCCGCGGCCCTCGCCGACTTCCGCGCCGCGACCCGCCTCGACCCCGGCTACCTGCTCGGCTGGGAGAACGCCGCCGAGGTGCTGTCCGAACACCTGAACCGCCCTGACGAGGCCGTCGCGGCGCTCGACCGAGTGTTGGAGTTGAACCCGGCGCACGCCCCGGCCCGCGCCGGGCGGTCGGTGCTGCACGCCCGCGCCGGCCGCACCGCCGCCGCCCGCGCTGACGCGGCGCGGTGCGTCGGGGCAGACACGCCGGCTCTGATCCTGTATCAAATCGGATGTGCCCATCTGCTTTGCGCCGCGACCGACGACGAGCGGCAGACCGGTCTCGGCTTCCTACGCGCGGCCCTGAGGAAAGACCCGTCGTGGGGCCGGTTCATGCCGTCCGACGCCGACCTGAAGACCGTCCACGGGGTGGAGGCGTTCCGTGCCATGGTCGCGGCCGCCGCCGTCCTCGCACCCTGACCCACGTCATTCTCCCGGTGGTGAACCGATGACCGATACCCGCTCCCGCTTCCGCCCGCGGCTCGACGCCCTCGAAGGCCGCGAGGTGCCGGCGCAGTTCGGCGTGGCGTGGGGCGACCCGACGCACCTGACACTCAGTTTCGTGCCGGACGGCACCCCGGCGGAGGGGACGCCGAGCACGCTGTTCGCCACCCTCGACGCGGCCGTGGGCCGGGCCGCGTGGCAGGGGGCGGTGCTGCGGGCCGTGCAGACGTGGAGCGAACTCGGCAACCTGAACGTCGGCCTCGTCGCCGACGCCGGGCAGCCGTTCGGCACGCCCGGCGAGACGCAGGGCGACGCGCGGTTCGGCGACATCCGCGTCGGCGCCGTGCCGAT carries:
- a CDS encoding serine/threonine-protein kinase, which translates into the protein MNRTDTPPAPAPPAFDAELDGFVAAFERAAARDPAAAPAAFLPPADHPKYRAVLRELARIDLEFAWDRGAPRRVEAYRDRLPELFADADGLRAVAWEEYRLRQAAGECPTPADYHRRFGIDLGGATGPAHLPRTSVLGSEAGDEPSTMPAPGDRVGEFELVRELGRGAFGRVFLAHEPGLAGRPVVLKVSSRLVGEAQTLARLQHTNIVPVYSIRRHGPYHVLVMPFLGATTLADLLASFRGPGGLPGSGKGLVSTLAGHAHRTTGGASDATPAPPAGDAPGLSRAALARLEALSYPDTVLWLGAQLADGLAHAHDRGVLHRDLKPANVLVTDDGRPMLLDFNLAADAADPAVGDLPAGGTLHYMAPEVLAALADHRGHADPRADVYALGLVLYELLTGTFPYPDPPPGPPAATVQAMRAARAEPAPSARRFHPDLAPAVASILATCLDSDFTRRYPTAAALRDDLQRQLDARPLAFAANPSPRERFAKWRRRHPRAASGASVAAAAAVVLALTAGGFLVRQQHLGRLEAADARHGLAAERDAVEALLIDHDAPGAFAADAARRAEAVLAPYHTDAADWPAGPLLARLPSEEAHAARADAGRLLMALAEARAALAAREPDPAARADRFAAALRANEQAAAVTDAARPQRAALRRAAGLPPEPDAPAVTPAEGVAESIRAGRYREVIERARPQGREAHYPAWVVLGYCHLRLAENADAVRCLDVAAALAPDAAAVRFHRGIALHQLGRHAAARAEFDAVLAALPDHPESLLNRALARLGEKDHAGAVADLDRLERTGARLPRLYFVREHARRLAGDAAGAAADLRAGLAAEPNDPAAWVARGRARLRARPADPAAALADFRAATRLDPGYLLGWENAAEVLSEHLNRPDEAVAALDRVLELNPAHAPARAGRSVLHARAGRTAAARADAARCVGADTPALILYQIGCAHLLCAATDDERQTGLGFLRAALRKDPSWGRFMPSDADLKTVHGVEAFRAMVAAAAVLAP
- a CDS encoding FG-GAP-like repeat-containing protein, translating into MRAAFRPTLERFEERAVPAAGWRPIPDDSVTTGPDDGGVPRVKIIDPVTGEDVGEIEAYELGFRGGVRTALGDVTGDGVDDLIIAPGVGGGPRVKIVNGATGDQLADFFVYEPSFTGGLYVAAGDVNGDGRADIITGTGNGGGPRVRVLDGATLGQTVLRDFLAYEGSFRGGVLVASGDIDGDGRDDVVTGTGVGGGPRVVTFSGLTGAQLGSFFAAEDSFRGGVLVAAGDVNGDGRDDVIAGAGVGGGPVVRVFDALSRDQLESFLADDISFRGGVRVGSADVNGDGRDDVVAHTRHGNDDVLSVFDPASDGPIRRLTRAVDDNPSPSDIAEGGSGGGTSGGSTTVASHEEGTVIAVNAGAGTVTLRRSNGTTVVVRTGPGTKVERNDADATLAAFRVNDFGQAKLGADGVALKVEAVGP
- a CDS encoding RNA polymerase sigma factor, translated to MADPTGPDPAPTDASLLGRFRRGEGDAATELYLRYARRLRAVAEAQTAPDLRRRLDPDDIVQSVFRTFFRRAAAGQYDVPAGEELWKLFLVIGLNKVRAVAAHHRAAKRDVAATGGDITSAAAPESDDESLTALRLTIDEILARLPPAYREVVELRVAGHEVAEIAAQTGRAKRSVERILQEFRESLRGQVNEPD